The sequence GAGCCTGATGGGCGGTTTTGTGCAGGCGGACGAAGGCCTCGAAGAGGCAGCCACCCGTACACTGACCAAACTGACAGGACTGGATGGCGTCTTCATGGAGCAGCTCAATGCCTATGGTGGCCCTAACCGCGATCCGGTGGAGCGAACCTTGTCTGTAGCTTATTATGCCCTGATCGACATCAATCAGTACAAACAACAGCTGAGCGATGAGTACAAGGCAGAATGGTTCCCTCTCAAAGAGGCGCCAAAACTGATTTTTGACCATGCACAGATGGTATCTGAAGCACTGGCACGCTTACGTTACAAAGCAGCTATTCACCCGCTGCTGTTCGAACTGTTGCCAGCCAAATTTACCATCCCACAGCTGCAAATCCTCTTCGAAGCCGTATACGAATCCGGCTTTGACAAAAGGAACTTCAGCCGTAAAGTATTGTCCACGGGTTTACTGATCAAACAAAAAGAAAAAGAGAGGGCTACTTCCAAAAGGGGAGCATTCTATTACAAGCTGGATAAAAGAAAATACAGCGCCAAATTCCACGCCTTCCTCAACTTCGTTTCCGATCCGGGTAATCTTAAATAATAAAAAATGATAGATATGGGTCTCCCTCATATCGTCTTTTTTTACCACGTTTTATAAATGTCAAACTGACAATAAAGGCATTATTTATTTTTCATTTTAAAACAACTTTCCGCCGCCTTAGGTTGTTGGAAAGGGCCGATCGTTATGGAACATTCATATGTTATAGGTGTCGACTTCGGCACCGACTCAGTCCGCTCCCTTGTTGTAGATACGCAGACCGGTCAGGAAGCCGGTAGTGCCGTGTATTTTTATCCTCGCTGGAAAAAGGGGCTCTTCTGTGACCCCGCCATCCAGCAATACCGCCAGCACCCTAAAGATTACCTGGAAGGGCTGGAAAACAGTATTAAAGACGCGCTGAAACAATGCCCGGCTGGCACCGCCGCCAGGGTGAAAGGCATCGCCGTCGATACCACCGGTTCCACCCCCGGCCCTGTCAACGAACAAGGTACGCCCCTGGCCCTGTTGCCCGGTTTTGAAGAAAACCCCAACGCCATGTTCGTTCTCTGGAAAGATCATACTGCCAACTCGGAAGCGGCCCTGATTAATGACATCTCCCATAGCAATGGCAAAGATTATACTGCTTACAGCGGTGGCATATACAGCAGCGAATGGTTCTGGGCCAAAATACTCCATGTCGTAACCGAAGATCCTGCCATCGAAGCAGCAGCCGCTGCCTGGGTAGAACATTGCGACTGGATCCCGGCCGTACTCACCGGCAACAAAAGTGTCGATACCCTGCTTCGCAGCCGTTGTGCCGCAGGTCACAAAGCTATGTGGCACGCTTCCTGGAAAGGATTGCCGCCAAATGACTTCCTTTCCAAACTGAACCCTGTTCTCGATAAATACGATCAGATGTACACCGATACAGTGGATGCCACTGTACCTGCTGGTACTATCACCGCTGAATGGGCAGAAAAATTAGGGCTGCCTGCTGATGTTGTGATCGGCACCGGCGCCTTCGATGCCCACATGGGTGCGGTAGGTGGCGGTATCCGTCCATACTCCCTCTGTAAGGTGATCGGCACCAGCACCTGCGATATCCTCATCGCTCCGCTGGAAGAAACCAGCGACAAACTGGTAAAAGGTATCTGCGGTCAGGTAGACGGCTCTGTGGTGCCCGATATGCTTGGTTTGGAAGCAGGCCAGTCTGCTTACGGCGACATCTTTGCATGGCTTCGTAAACTGATCATGGGACCATTATACGACCTCATGCCGGAAGAAAAAGATAAACTGGCGGAAGTGGAAGGCAAACTCCTTGCTTACCTGTCAAAAAAAGCAGAACAACTCCCATTGCGTGACAACGACCCGATAGCCATGGACTGGTTCAACGGCCGTCGTACACCTGATGCTAATCATACTGTCAAGAGCACTATTACTGGTTTACACCTGGGTACCGATGCGGTGCAACTTTTCAAAACGCTCGTAGAAGCGGCGGCCTTTGGTGCCAAAGCCATTGCGGACCGCTTTGTTCAGGAAGGCATTCCTATTCAGGAAGTGATTGCACTGGGTGGTGTGGCTAAAAAATCAGGTTATGCCATGCAGGTACTGGCCGATGTGATGAACAGACCTATCCGCATTGTAAACAGCGAAAATGCCTGTGCACTGGGTGCGGCCATGTTTGCCGCTGTGGTAGCGGGTGTTCACCCTGATATTGATGTTGCGCAGGCTGCCATGACCTCTGGTTTTGAAACTACCTGGTTCCCAAGGGAGCAAAATGTGTCTTATTATGCCAATAGGTATGAGAAGTTTAAGGAAATAGGCGCATTTACAGAAAAACTGTTTAAGTGAGTCAATTCAGGGAATTCAGGGAAATAGGTGCATTTACAGAAAAGCTGATTAAATGCGTCCTATCAAAAAATTCAAGTAAACAGGAGCGTTCACTGAAAAATTATACAAATGAGCCATCCATACAAGGAACTTCAGGAGCAGGCTTACCACGCTAACATGCAACTGCCCGCTTTAGGGCTGGTCCTCTTCACCTTTGGCAACGTCAGCGTAGCCGACCACAAAGCCGGGGTATTTGCCATCAAACCCAGCGGCGTGCCTTACAACCTGCTCTCGCCAGAGAAAATGGTGATTGTCGATTTCGATGCAAACAATGTTACGAACAACGGACGGCCATCGTCAGATACCAAAACCCATGCAGTGCTCTACAAGCACTGGGCCCACATTGGCGGTATTGTGCATACGCATTCTACCTATGCTACTGCCTGGGCACAGGCACAAAGGGATATCCCGATCTATGGCACGACCCATGCAGATCATCTGACCAGCGATGTGCCTTGCGCACCACCCATGCACGATGATATGATCAAGGGTAACTATGAGCATGAGACCGGCTTCCAGATCATGAACTGTTTGAATGAGCGTAACCTCAGTTACGAAGAGATTGAAATGATCCTGGTAGGCAATCATGCCCCTTTTACCTGGGGAAAAACAGCAGACAAAGCAGTGTACAACGCCGCCGTGCTGGAAGAAGTAGCGAGAATGGCTTATCTCACGGAAACCATCCGCCCTTCATGCCCCCGCCTGAAGGACTCTTTGATTAAAAAACATTTTGAGCGGAAACATGGTCCGGATTCTTATTACGGGCAACAGTAACGGAAGGCTGTAATCGGTAAACAGTAATGAGATAGCTGTAATCCGATACTAGTCATCAGAAAACAGGAATTCGATAAAGGTAACCGGTAAATGAAAATCCGATAACTGTAATTCGAAACCTGTAATCGGTAAACAGTAAAGAGATAGCTGTAATCCGATACTAGCCATCAGAAAACAGGAATTCGATAAAGGTAACCGGTAAATGAAAATCCGGTAACTGTAATTCGAAACCTGTAATCGTTAAGCAGTAAAAAGATAGCTGTAATCCGATACGAAACCTATCATCCAATTTCCGTAAACGGACAACCATAAATACTAATCACAAAAAAATTCAATAGCATATGATACAGTTGAAGCAACTTGAAGCCTGGTTCGTGACCGGTAGCCAGCACCTTTATGGAGAAGAGACCCTGCAGCAGGTAGCTGCGCATGCACAAACCATCGCTGCCTCCCTGGACGCCGATCCGAACATTCCCGTTAAGATCGTATTCAAGCCTACTGTAAAAACCCCCGAAGAGATCTATGCCATTTGCCAGGAAGCCAATGCCGCAAAAAACTGTATCGGTGTGATTGCCTGGATGCATACATTCTCTCCTGCCAAAATGTGGATCAGGGGGCTGAAAATATTACAACGTCCTTTATTACACCTCCATACCCAGTTCAACCGGGATATTCCATGGGGTGAGATCGATATGGACTTCATGAACCTGAACCAGTCAGCTCATGGTGACAGAGAGTTTGGTTTTATGATGTCACGCATGCGCATCGAGCGCAAAGTGATATGTGGCCACTGGCAGGATCCTGATGTGATCGGCGAACTGAATACCTGGCTCAGAGCAGCCGCAGGTTGGTTCGACTGGCAGGGTGCAAAATTTGCCCGTATCGGCGATAACATGCGCGAAGTAGCGGTTACTGAAGGTGACAAGGTGGAAGCTGAGTTACAGTTCGGTTATTCCGTAAATGGTTATGGTATCGGCGATGTGGTGGCTTTCGTGAACCAGGTTTCCGACGCCAGCATCGACAAGCTGGTGGCTGAATATGCAGATGTATATAAACTGGGTGCTACCCTTGTAAAAGGTGGTGCACAACATGCTTCTCTGCGTACAGCTGCTAAGATCGAACTAGGGCTGCGTGCATTCCTGGAAGATGGAAACTTCAAAGGATTTACAGATACTTTCCAGGACCTCCATGGTATGGAACAACTGCCAGGTATCGCTGTACAGCGTCTGATGGCAGATGGTTACGGTTTTGGCGGTGAAGGCGACTGGAAAACTTCTGCACTGGTAAGAGCGGCGAAAGTAATGGGTAGTGGACTGCCTGGTGGTAACTCCTTCATGGAAGACTATACTTACCATTTCGATCCGGCTAACAGGCTCGTACTGGGCGCACATATGCTCGAAATCTGTTCCTCTATTGCAGATGGTAAGCCAAGCTGCGAAATCCATCCACTGGGTATCGGCGGCAAAGCCGATCCTGTAAGACTGGTATTCAATGTAGACGCGGGACCTGCCATCAATGCATCTTTGATTGATATGGGCAACCGTTTCCGTTTGCTGGTAAATGAAGTGGAAGCCGTGAAACCTGTACAGGACCTGCCTAAACTGCCGGTAGCGAGAGTGTTGTGGAAACCACTGCCAGATATGCGTACAGGTTGTGCCGCATGGATTCAGGCTGGTGGCGCACACCATACCGTATATAGCCAGAACCTGGGTAGTGCACATATGCAGGACTTTGCCGACATGGCGGGTATCGAGTATGTGAAGATTGGTAAGGACACTGATTTATACCAGTTCAGGAATGAGCTGAGATGGAATGAAGCTATCTACCTGTTAAAAGGTCAGCGATAAAAGAATTGGCATAACGCCATAGATGACGTGGAATAACAAAGGCTGGAATCTTCCAGCCTTTCATTTTTTAAATAATTTGATGGTTTTAGTGATTTGCCTGCATTTAAACTTTACAGCGTTTCCCAATTCCTCACTAACTCCTCCACCAACGTCTGCCCATTTTCCCATTCCCCTAAATTACTCTCCGCATTAATATGGCCCGCTTCCCCTACATTCACAAACCTGCTTCCCCATGCACTCGCAAATGTCTTTGCCCGTTGCAGGCTAGCATATTCATCATTGGTACTCGAAACCACAATGCTCCTGAAAGGTAATGGCTGTAACGGCGTAGGCGCAAAGCTTTTCGCTACTGTTGGAAATCCCGTTCGGTCAGCATCTGGTGGAGCCACCAGCAGCGCGCCGCGGATCTTCAATTTTGTGTGCTGTGCCCAGTGGGCAAGGGCGAGGCATCCCAGGGAATGTGCTGCGATCACTACATCAGGACCGGCTTTGGATACCGCATCTTCAATGCTGTTGATCCAGTCGTTTAGTTCGGGTTGATCCCAGTTGTTCTGTTCTATTCTCTTTACACCCGGCAGGTTTTCCCATATTGTCTGCCAGTGTTGCGGCCCCGATCCGTACAATCCCGGAGCAGTTAAAACCTGTACTTCTTCCATAATAAAATAAGACTCTTTTTAGTAACCCCCGATAGAGTAAGTTTGTTGGCAAGTCATACAATTTACGGAAAAGAAAAGATAAAATAACGTTAAAATAAATGGGGGATTGGCCTGTGGGCCGGGTGAATGTTTTAAAATTTCAGGAAATTTAGAAGACTTCGTTAGTGAACTCTTTATTATTCCCAAAGTTCAGATTC is a genomic window of Chitinophaga sp. LS1 containing:
- a CDS encoding NUDIX hydrolase, with translation MTRYSRQTRMLIAVDCIIFGFDGQDLKLLLIKRGFEPEKGKWSLMGGFVQADEGLEEAATRTLTKLTGLDGVFMEQLNAYGGPNRDPVERTLSVAYYALIDINQYKQQLSDEYKAEWFPLKEAPKLIFDHAQMVSEALARLRYKAAIHPLLFELLPAKFTIPQLQILFEAVYESGFDKRNFSRKVLSTGLLIKQKEKERATSKRGAFYYKLDKRKYSAKFHAFLNFVSDPGNLK
- a CDS encoding ribulokinase translates to MEHSYVIGVDFGTDSVRSLVVDTQTGQEAGSAVYFYPRWKKGLFCDPAIQQYRQHPKDYLEGLENSIKDALKQCPAGTAARVKGIAVDTTGSTPGPVNEQGTPLALLPGFEENPNAMFVLWKDHTANSEAALINDISHSNGKDYTAYSGGIYSSEWFWAKILHVVTEDPAIEAAAAAWVEHCDWIPAVLTGNKSVDTLLRSRCAAGHKAMWHASWKGLPPNDFLSKLNPVLDKYDQMYTDTVDATVPAGTITAEWAEKLGLPADVVIGTGAFDAHMGAVGGGIRPYSLCKVIGTSTCDILIAPLEETSDKLVKGICGQVDGSVVPDMLGLEAGQSAYGDIFAWLRKLIMGPLYDLMPEEKDKLAEVEGKLLAYLSKKAEQLPLRDNDPIAMDWFNGRRTPDANHTVKSTITGLHLGTDAVQLFKTLVEAAAFGAKAIADRFVQEGIPIQEVIALGGVAKKSGYAMQVLADVMNRPIRIVNSENACALGAAMFAAVVAGVHPDIDVAQAAMTSGFETTWFPREQNVSYYANRYEKFKEIGAFTEKLFK
- the araD gene encoding L-ribulose-5-phosphate 4-epimerase AraD: MSHPYKELQEQAYHANMQLPALGLVLFTFGNVSVADHKAGVFAIKPSGVPYNLLSPEKMVIVDFDANNVTNNGRPSSDTKTHAVLYKHWAHIGGIVHTHSTYATAWAQAQRDIPIYGTTHADHLTSDVPCAPPMHDDMIKGNYEHETGFQIMNCLNERNLSYEEIEMILVGNHAPFTWGKTADKAVYNAAVLEEVARMAYLTETIRPSCPRLKDSLIKKHFERKHGPDSYYGQQ
- the araA gene encoding L-arabinose isomerase, encoding MIQLKQLEAWFVTGSQHLYGEETLQQVAAHAQTIAASLDADPNIPVKIVFKPTVKTPEEIYAICQEANAAKNCIGVIAWMHTFSPAKMWIRGLKILQRPLLHLHTQFNRDIPWGEIDMDFMNLNQSAHGDREFGFMMSRMRIERKVICGHWQDPDVIGELNTWLRAAAGWFDWQGAKFARIGDNMREVAVTEGDKVEAELQFGYSVNGYGIGDVVAFVNQVSDASIDKLVAEYADVYKLGATLVKGGAQHASLRTAAKIELGLRAFLEDGNFKGFTDTFQDLHGMEQLPGIAVQRLMADGYGFGGEGDWKTSALVRAAKVMGSGLPGGNSFMEDYTYHFDPANRLVLGAHMLEICSSIADGKPSCEIHPLGIGGKADPVRLVFNVDAGPAINASLIDMGNRFRLLVNEVEAVKPVQDLPKLPVARVLWKPLPDMRTGCAAWIQAGGAHHTVYSQNLGSAHMQDFADMAGIEYVKIGKDTDLYQFRNELRWNEAIYLLKGQR
- a CDS encoding RBBP9/YdeN family alpha/beta hydrolase → MEEVQVLTAPGLYGSGPQHWQTIWENLPGVKRIEQNNWDQPELNDWINSIEDAVSKAGPDVVIAAHSLGCLALAHWAQHTKLKIRGALLVAPPDADRTGFPTVAKSFAPTPLQPLPFRSIVVSSTNDEYASLQRAKTFASAWGSRFVNVGEAGHINAESNLGEWENGQTLVEELVRNWETL